Proteins encoded together in one Vigna angularis cultivar LongXiaoDou No.4 chromosome 5, ASM1680809v1, whole genome shotgun sequence window:
- the LOC108339939 gene encoding borneol dehydrogenase, mitochondrial-like — protein MGSVSLVSSAVARRLEGKVALITGGASGIGECTARLLAKHGAKVVIADIQDELGHSVSKEIDSSIYVHCDVTKEDHMERAVDTAVSRFGKLDIMHNNAGIIGVWNPSIMHNKMSDFQEVINVNLVGVFLGMKHAARVMAPSRRGSIIATSSVCGSTGGMASHAYTCSKHGVVGLVRNAAVELGPLGIRVNCVSPYAVPTPMSRKFLNTDDEGIAALYSNLKGVTLKPQDVAEAVVYLGSDESRYVSGHDLVVDGGFTVVNAGLCAFESQV, from the exons ATGGGAAGTGTTTCACTAGTCTCCTCTGCAGTAGCCAGAAG ATTAGAAGGGAAGGTGGCGTTGATCACAGGTGGAGCAAGTGGCATAGGGGAGTGTACGGCCAGACTGTTGGCGAAGCATGGAGCCAAAGTAGTCATCGCTGATATCCAAGACGAATTAGGTCACTCTGTTTCCAAGGAAATAGACTCCTCCATCTACGTCCACTGCGACGTCACAAAAGAGGATCACATGGAACGTGCCGTGGACACTGCCGTTTCTAGGTTCGGGAAACTAGACATCATGCACAACAATGCAGGGATCATAGGAGTGTGGAACCCCAGCATTATGCACAACAAAATGTCCGATTTCCAGGAAGTTATTAACGTCAACTTAGTCGGCGTCTTCCTCGGAATGAAGCATGCGGCGAGGGTAATGGCCCCTTCTCGACGTGGCAGCATAATCGCCACCTCAAGCGTGTGTGGTAGCACAGGTGGCATGGCTTCGCACGCTTACACGTGCTCGAAGCATGGCGTTGTGGGGCTGGTGCGAAACGCTGCAGTGGAGCTTGGACCCTTGGGAATACGCGTGAATTGTGTGTCTCCTTACGCAGTTCCAACGCCGATGAGTAGGAAGTTTCTGAACACTGATGATGAGGGGATTGCTGCACTTTATTCGAATCTGAAAGGTGTTACTCTGAAACCCCAAGATGTGGCTGAAGCTGTGGTTTACTTGGGGAGTGATGAGTCGAGGTATGTTAGTGGTCATGATCTCGTTGTGGATGGAGGCTTCACTGTGGTGAATGCTGGTTTGTGTGCGTTTGAGTCACAAGTGTAG